The DNA sequence GCTGTAAAAGCATTCTTAGTTTAGTAGGCATCGTTGCCGTCATAATGAAAAAGCGAGCATGAAATGCCGACTTCAAGTACTCAATGGTGGAAATAATAAGCCCGAGGGTATACGGTGCATAAAGGTGGATTTCGTCGATAATGATCCAGGCTTTCCAGCTATGGAATGTTTTTAACTCCCAATAGCCAAGATTAAATCCTTGGGTCAAGACTTGGTCGATGGTGCAAATGTTAACATTCCTGAAAAACGTCTTGTCCATTAGGTAATCACCTTTGTGATAGCGGTCTTCCTCATCTAGCTCTTTACGATAAAAGAAAGCGGAAGAATGAACCACCGCTGTTTCTTCCTTGCCAAAGTATTGTTGCAAACGGTTAAATATGGCATTAGAAGTGACACGAGTAGGGAGTAAATAAATAATTTTTTCGCGATCTCTTTTTTGCGCAGCCCACAGCAGTGCTGCTTCCGTTTTTCCACTTCCCGTCGGAGCTATAGCCAAGACATCACCCACCTGTTGCTTACTGGCTATTTGAAATTCCCGCCATTGAAAATCTTTAGCAATCTCCGGCTTGTTTTCGGCAATAAGCTTTTGGACGATTTTTACCCTGAGTTCATTTTCAGAAAATGGTAATTCGCCCCCCAATAAGCCGTGATTAGATCCACTCCAATCTGCGGTATTGAGCAGTGCTTTATAGAAGATATAAGTTCTCCTGTCTTCCTGCTTTAAGTCTACAGATTGATTATAAATGCCCTTGAAGCTTTTGTAGAGTTGTTTAGTGGTCTTTACCTGCGCCAAAGCTTTGGCCAGACCCGGGATAATCGAAAATTCGATTTCCTGTTGTTTAATCCTATGAGTAAGTTCTTCCAACAGCTCGGTTAATTCCTCTTCTTTGATTTGCAAAACCTTTTCTAAGCCATTGTTCTTTTTAAACAACTCATCGGTGAGTGGCTTGTGATGACTAAATACGGCCATCAACGGTAAAACATCTTTAGCAAATACTTCTCTGTTTGCAGCCCAGAGCAACACTCCTGAGAAGAATTCGTGCCGAATATAATTGTCCCAATGCTTTACCCGTTCGGTGATGCGCTCCTGAAAATTACCCGTTATTTTACCACTGTCGTGGAAGAGCGCAGCAAGAAAAGATAACTTCCAAAATTCATCTCTAACAGGCAGTTCAACATTGTATAACTCATGTAGCTGACGCCAACATTCGATAACAGAATCAGTATGCTCCAACAGGGTTTCTCCAGGGCCATACTCAGAAGCCGACTTAGCAATGATATGGTCAATCATATTAATTACTGTTGTAGTCAAAAAGCGGGATGAATTTATCCTGGTACTGTATTCCCTCTTTCTTTACGTTCAACTCCATTTCACGACCGATAAAGGAGAGCAACTGGCGTTGGCTTACGGAGCGAGCACCATAGTCACTTTCATATTGGAAGTGAGTAGGAACATCTAGCGCGATGGGGTCAGTAGTAGCGTAGATCGAAAACTCTGGATGCGCCGAAGCATTTTGCATGACTTCTTTGATAATATCACCCGCTAGCAAGCAATATGCTACCGTCGTACTTTTCACAATAGGTGCCTGACCCACTTCGCAATGAATCACCTTAGCTAAACTATCGCTGCTTCCCATCGTAAGTGCATACACTGGTGCGGCAAAACCTGTGGCTAGCAGTTCTACCTTTTCTTCCTCTTCGCTACCATAAACCAAGACGAAATGATTGCCAATGAGTATTTCTCTCAGAACTATACTCCGATTTTTAAAGGCATCATATTTCCATAAATCAGTCGTCTTGCCTTGATGCTGGCCGTATATCCCCATTTGAAAGGAAGAAGAGGAAAAGAAATCTTGTGCCGCATTTGGACTAAGTCCCATTGCAGCCCCCGCCAGCCCCACCAGGGTAGTTGGCGGAGGTAGCGCAAAGGTCTTGTGGTAATTTTGAAACTCAGGATTTCTAAACGTTGCCGTTTGAGAGTATAGCTCAACAATACAATATTTCATATTGGGGCTATTTGTAGTATTCTTTAATCCAGGCCTCTACTTTTTCGAAGCCCACTTTCAATGATACGACCGTGTCATTAGCCTGCAAAGTGGCTTGTTGGTTAGCAAAAACATGGTCGACGATAAATTTATCGTAATCAGCCGCCACGGTCTGTAGGCCCTTTACATCTACTTCACCTTGAGGGTCGAGATTCACCGCTTCCAGGAACACCGGATTTTTCACGGTCATACAAGCAGCAGCAATAAACTTGGGAGAAATATCCGCCAGGAAACGACTTTGACGGCCTGAGCTCCACAACGAGCGAAAAGCATCAAGAAAAGCAAGCACCCGCTCTTTTTTCTCTTGTTTGTCGATATAGTCGCCTTCATCGTAACCTTCCTTCGTCGAATATCCTTTTCCAACCCGATCCAACTCGATAAGAATTGTTCCCCGGTACAAGCCAGAGTGCACTTCGGTTTCGTAAATATTCGGTTCACCGCCTTTATTGGTTCCCATAAAGTTGGTGGCGTAATCCAAATCGCCTTTGTACACAGAACTAGGCAACGCGAGGAGTGATTCTACGCGTACTGGCGAGGTCCGTTGGCTACGGGCACCAGCATTCATGTAGCCAAAAAGATCATCATCGTAGTACTTGGCGGGATCTCCTTCGGTAGCAGGAGGATTCTTGCCTTCGCCAGGTGTAACATTTGAAATAGGCTTGCCCATTTCTTCAAGTCGATCGCGCAATGCACGGCGCAATGCTTGTGAAGAAACATAGGGAAGCTCCTGCCCGTTGTCGAGTGTAATTTTCTTAATCGGGTTGATATTATCTACATCTTTGTCCGCGCCATTTAGGCTAGCGAAAGAAACCTTAGATAAATAGGTAATGGTAATGCTATTCATTGTCGTTGTTTTTGAAGGGTTTGAGAACGATATTGAGTTGATTAAGTGCCGCAATCAGCGCGAACTGTTTGACCAGATTGAAGTTTTCTTCATTGATCTCTGCTTTAAACAAGTCAGCACTGACAACGAGGGCATACTTGTTTTGCATTCGCACTATTGCATCGTTAAACTGTTGCAGGGTGCGCGATTTTTGTAGATCAATAATGTATTTTCTTCCTGTCTTGGCATTCGATTTCTGTGACTGGGGATCACTTGCATTATCATAGGTAATGATAGCTCGCCCAATGGAGGTACCCAGCTTAAAAGCTTTTTCCTGAATTTCTTTGTTCATATTTGAAGGAATTAGAGGTTCATATAGCTCTACCAACCGCTTTAGTTGATTGAAATTTTTATAGCCGATATTTTCATTACCGATGAGGTAGGTATAGCACCGATAAAACAATTGACAAATCGTAGGCAGGATACTCTTTGCCTGCATTAGTTTTCCGAGAACTTCGTTGCGAATGCTTCGCTCCATCAGGTAGCTGTTATTCGCATTGCGTTCTGAGGTTTTCATAAACTTCAGACTAGGCATGAGCTGGTCAAACTGTAAACCATTGGCTTCCAGGTAGGCGATTGTTCTGACTACAAACTTGAAATTATTGAAGTACTCAAAACTACTGGGCCGCATGGTACCCGAGAATTTATCCGCTTTGAAACTGGCCAAGGTGATTACCTGCCGATCAAACTCAATGCCCAGGAAGTCATCCAACCCATTTATCGATTCTAATTCCTGATCCAATAAAATCTGCTGATAAATCGAATAGATCAGCATAAACTGTATCTCCTGCTGGCGTACGTAATCTTTCGGTAATTCAAGTGGTCTTTGCTCTGCACCCTTTTTTGCCTGGTAAAAACTCCAGACTTTGAAATTTTGCAAGTAACTACTATGAATCAGTGCCTCCTGATCCAGGTAAAAACTATGGTGTTGGCGATAGAGTTGGTATTGATTTTTAAGCGTGTCGGAGTCCAGTAAAAAACCGACAATGCTGTCCAAACCACTAACGTAATTATAGAAAGCAAACTTAGGCGCAAAGCGGCTGAGGTACATGGCTTTCCAACTCATTTTTTGCGTAGTGGGAGATTGGAAAGAATCAAAAACGGGATTTTTCAGCCCCATTAATGGAGAAGTATTCTGATAGCTAACTAGTTTTTTATAGGATTCCCCAGTTAAGTAGCATATTTCTTTTCCTTCCAGAAAATAGGCTGGTACAATCGGATCAAGTCTTGTAATCTTTATATAAGGCTCATTAAGGAAAATCTTTGCGTCTCCTTTTTCTCCTTTTTGATGAGTGAAACCATCCGACCCTAATTCATAGTCCTTGATTTTGAATCCTTTCTCCGCGTAGAATTTAGCGATTGCCGTAGCAAAATTGCTGTCTTCCTCTACCAGCGTAGCAAACTTGACCGCATTGTCTTTGTACTTTGGGGAAGGTTGGGGGTCATTGGTTACCAGTGCAGCAAGTCCGTAAGATTTCATCTTGAAAAACGGCGTCGCAGAAAAAGGATCTTTGGTAAAGTAGTACTTGTCGGCCTTCTCCCGAGCATTTTTACCGCTGGTATCATACAGTTCCTGCCCCATGAAATAATACAACTGCTCCAGTAAATCGAAAAGCTGTTCCGACTTTAACCAAAGACCATTGCCGTCTTCGCTCCAGCCGAAAGTGTAGAACGGAAAATCTTCCCGATCCTGACACACCGTCAGGTACTCGTACACACCCGCAATGCCGCTGTTTAAGAAAATATTCCCCGTGCGCTGAAAAGTGATTTCGGTAATCTTTGCCTGCTTGGCCATATTGTTATCTGTTTTACATTCACAAAACTAACCCCCACCTCTCCCAAATAGCGGGAGAGTAAAATATTCCCTCTAATCTTCCCCTCTCCGCTCCCGCAAATACGTCTGCAAGGCCTCAGGGTACAACACCTCTATTTCCCCTGGCAGCCCCAGGATGAACCGGCCAATCCCTTTCCAATTGCGGACTTGCCCTTCGAAGAAGGTACCATCGTAGCGGCGGTGGATGAAGGTGCGCGAAAGGGGAAATTCTTCCAACAGGAGGTGGTAGGCGGTATTGCTCAGTTTTAGCTTTACGTCCAGCCATTCGTAGCCGGTGAGGCCAAAAATGTCCATGGGGCTGGCCATCCGGCCGGGTGTTACGCGTTCCTCCAGGTACTCCACATCCTGAATTCGGCTGAGTTTGTACTGGCCCTGGCGATCTTTATCCATGTCCCAGCCGATGAGGTAGCGGTAGTCCTGGGTGATTTCCAGCACCTCTACTCGGCGATCTTCGACCTTTTCGCTGGAAAGGGAATGATACCCTTTAATAAGTACGCATGATTTATTTTCCAGTGCCACCCGCAAGAGTTGCAGAATGCGATTGGCGTGCAACTGCGGCAGTGCGTCCGCCAGTGGAATCATGCTCAGGTTGAGATCAAATTTATGGAGAATGGCCTGCGCCAGCGGGGAAGTTCCCGCCGTTTGCTGAAGGTGGTCTTGCAAGAAGAAAAGCTCGTCGGGTTCCAAAACGGATTGCCGACCTCTTTCTAACTGCAACTGCAAAAAGAAGCAATCATTCTGATCTTTATCGTAATGGTAACCAAGCTTTTCTATCAGTTGCAAATCACGATAGAAGGTGCTTTCCGATTGGCCCAGAATATTCATCAAATGGCGAGCACTTCGGCGCGGTGTAGAATTGAGCAG is a window from the Lewinella sp. LCG006 genome containing:
- the cas3 gene encoding CRISPR-associated helicase Cas3', with translation MIDHIIAKSASEYGPGETLLEHTDSVIECWRQLHELYNVELPVRDEFWKLSFLAALFHDSGKITGNFQERITERVKHWDNYIRHEFFSGVLLWAANREVFAKDVLPLMAVFSHHKPLTDELFKKNNGLEKVLQIKEEELTELLEELTHRIKQQEIEFSIIPGLAKALAQVKTTKQLYKSFKGIYNQSVDLKQEDRRTYIFYKALLNTADWSGSNHGLLGGELPFSENELRVKIVQKLIAENKPEIAKDFQWREFQIASKQQVGDVLAIAPTGSGKTEAALLWAAQKRDREKIIYLLPTRVTSNAIFNRLQQYFGKEETAVVHSSAFFYRKELDEEDRYHKGDYLMDKTFFRNVNICTIDQVLTQGFNLGYWELKTFHSWKAWIIIDEIHLYAPYTLGLIISTIEYLKSAFHARFFIMTATMPTKLRMLLQQTLEIGESQIVRDVELLNEKRNEFQVRDCLIDGLETEITTALKEGKKVLIVVNTVDEAIRLYQAYKGIAADTICYHSRFIQKHRLEKEQLILKKEKEAQSLLLVATQVVEVSLDIDFDILFTENAPIDAIIQRAGRVNRKRQKKDTKVIVCREQQVTREVIYTEVDGVLDNTFNELSALNGEKLSEEQLLGLVDLVYQHFEVQQHQSFLEGRNAYSKVQRQNHFIKDVMSQDGIYTREGLDTVSIIPACYYEKLINANPMEKAQHELSIRRKKLFSLEHKGFQTLKNPDNQDPYIYLVCKYDSEVGLVYEQPSTVVNC
- the cas5 gene encoding CRISPR-associated protein Cas5 — translated: MKYCIVELYSQTATFRNPEFQNYHKTFALPPPTTLVGLAGAAMGLSPNAAQDFFSSSSFQMGIYGQHQGKTTDLWKYDAFKNRSIVLREILIGNHFVLVYGSEEEEKVELLATGFAAPVYALTMGSSDSLAKVIHCEVGQAPIVKSTTVAYCLLAGDIIKEVMQNASAHPEFSIYATTDPIALDVPTHFQYESDYGARSVSQRQLLSFIGREMELNVKKEGIQYQDKFIPLFDYNSN
- the cas7i gene encoding type I-B CRISPR-associated protein Cas7/Cst2/DevR, with amino-acid sequence MNSITITYLSKVSFASLNGADKDVDNINPIKKITLDNGQELPYVSSQALRRALRDRLEEMGKPISNVTPGEGKNPPATEGDPAKYYDDDLFGYMNAGARSQRTSPVRVESLLALPSSVYKGDLDYATNFMGTNKGGEPNIYETEVHSGLYRGTILIELDRVGKGYSTKEGYDEGDYIDKQEKKERVLAFLDAFRSLWSSGRQSRFLADISPKFIAAACMTVKNPVFLEAVNLDPQGEVDVKGLQTVAADYDKFIVDHVFANQQATLQANDTVVSLKVGFEKVEAWIKEYYK
- a CDS encoding helix-turn-helix transcriptional regulator translates to MSGKTEQGVLRIFKLIRLLNSTPRRSARHLMNILGQSESTFYRDLQLIEKLGYHYDKDQNDCFFLQLQLERGRQSVLEPDELFFLQDHLQQTAGTSPLAQAILHKFDLNLSMIPLADALPQLHANRILQLLRVALENKSCVLIKGYHSLSSEKVEDRRVEVLEITQDYRYLIGWDMDKDRQGQYKLSRIQDVEYLEERVTPGRMASPMDIFGLTGYEWLDVKLKLSNTAYHLLLEEFPLSRTFIHRRYDGTFFEGQVRNWKGIGRFILGLPGEIEVLYPEALQTYLRERRGED